Below is a genomic region from Paraburkholderia phenazinium.
CTTCGAGATCGCGCTGCCGATCGGCATTTTCACCGGCGTCGCGGTCTTTATTCCGTATATCGGCTATGCCACCGGCCTCGCTCTGGCGCTTGTCGCCGCGCTGCTGCAGTTCGGCGACTGGTATGGCTTCGGCGCGGTTGCGGTGATTTACGGCGTCGGGCAGATTCTCGAGAGCTTCTTCCTGACGCCACGCCTCGTCGGCGAACGCATCGGCATGCATCCGCTCGCCGTGATCTTCGCCTTGCTCGCGTTCGGCCAGCTATTCGGCTTCTTCGGTGTGTTGCTGGCGTTGCCCGTTAGCGCGATCCTGTCGGTGGCCCTGCGCGAATTGCGGCAAGGCTATCTGTCGAGCACGCTTTACAAGAACTGACGATCCCTGGCTAACTGACCCAAGCGCTCAACGGCTACCCGCGGTTCTCATTACCGGTTTCTACTACTGTGCTTCGTCAACTGACGCTCGATCTCGGCACCCCGCCGCCCTCGACATTCGACAACTTCTTCGCCGGCTCCAACGCAGAGCTGGTCACGCGGCTGCGCGGGCTGGAAAGTGCGCTCGCAGCCGGACCCGTGGCTGATCGCTCGTTCTACATCTGGGGCGAGGCGGGCAGCGGCCGCACCCATCTGCTGCAGGCGCTGGTCCACGAGGCACAGCCCGGGCACGCGTGCTTTGCAAGCCCCCAGAGCAGTCTCGCTGCGTTTGCCTTCGACCCGCGAGTGGCGCTCTACGCCATCGACGATTGCGACGGCCTGTCCGGCGCCCAGCAGATCGCCGCGTTCAACCTCTTCAACGAAGTGCGTGCGCATCCCACCAGCGCTTTGGTGGCGGCCGGCAACGCGGCGCCGATCGGCCTCGCGGTACGTGAAGACCTGCGCACGCGCCTCGGCTGGGGTCTGGTGTTTCACCTCGCGCCGCTGCCCGACGACGTCAAGGCTGCCGTGCTCAAGCACGCCGCCCGTGAACGCGGCATCGCGCTCGCCGACGACGTGCCGGCCTACCTGCTCACTCACTTCCGGCGCGATATGCCCAGCCTGATGGCCTTGCTGGACGCGCTCGATCGCTTCTCGCTCGAACAGAAACGGGCGGTCACCTTGCCGCTGCTGCGCGCCATGCTGGCATCCCCGGCGGACACTGAAGAGTCGAGAACGGCAACCGTTGCAGCCGCTTCAAGTAAAATAGGCCCCCATGGCTAATCTCGCACTCTTCGATCTCGACCACACGCTCATCCCCACCGACAGCGACCACGAATGGGGCCGCTTCATGGTGAAGCACGGCATGGTCGACGCCGAAAACTTCGCACGTGAAAACGACCGTTTCTATGCCGACTACAAGGCCGGCAAGCTCGACATTCACGCCTATCTCGTCGCCATGCTGACGCCGCTCGCGAAGTACTCGCGCGCGCAGCTCGCCGAGTATCACCAGATGTACATGCACGAAGTGATCAAGCCCACCATCGTGCCGGTCGCGCTCGAACTGGTGCGCCAGCATCGCGACGCGGGCGACCTGTGCTGTATGGTCACTGCCACCAACGAATTCATCACCGGCCCGATTGCCGCCGTGTTCGGTGTCGACAAACTGATCGCCTGCGAAGCGGAAACCGTGGACGGCCAGCCGCACTCGGACTACACCGGCCGTCCCACCGGCACACCCAGCTACAAGGAAGGCAAGATCGTCCGTACCGAGGCGTGGCTCGCTTCGCTCGGCAAGACATGGTCGGACTTCGAGCGCAGCTATTTCTATAGCGATTCGCATAACGACATCCCGCTGCTCCAAAAGGTCACTGACCCGATTGCGACCAATCCGGACGACACGCTGCGCGCTCATGCGCAAGCGCACGGCTGGCGCATCCTCGAACTCTTTCAACCCACGTGATCAAAAAATTTATCCGTAAGCTGTTCGGACAGGATCCGGCACCCGCTGACAACACCGCCCCCTCCGAAGCAGACGAAGCGTCCCGCGCCCCGGCAAAAACCGGCCATAGCGACGCCAGCAGCACTACCTCTGCGGCCAGACCGCGCCGCAAACCGGCGGCGTCACGCGACACCACCAAGGCCGCACCCGAGCCCGACGTGCCAGTGATCATTCCCGCTGACGTGCACGGCATCAACCCGGCGCTGATCTCGAGGAACGCCATTCGCGTCACCGAGGGGCTGCAGCAGGCCGGCCACCGGGCATTTATCGTCGGCGGCGCCGTACGCGACCTGCTGCTCGGCATCGCGCCGAAAGACTTCGACGTCGCTACCGACGCCACGCCCGAGCAGGTGCAGAAGCTGTTCCGCCGCGCGCGCATCATCGGCCGGCGTTTTCAGATCGTGCACGTGCAGTTCGGTCAGGAAATCATCGAAACCTCCACGTTCCGTGCCCTGGTCGATCCACCCGCCGCCGACGCCGCGCCGCCGCGGCGCCTGAAGCGCGACGAACTCGACCGCCGCACCCACGCGGTCGACGCCAGCGGCCGCGTGCTGCGCGACAACGTCTGGGGTGAGCAGCACGAAGACGCCACCCGCCGCGACTTTACGATCAACGCGATGTACTACGATCCGGCCACGCAAACCGTGCTGGACTATCACAACGGCATGGCCGATATGCGTGCCCGTCTGCTGCGCATGATCGGCGATCCGGCCACCCGTTACCGCGAAGATCCGGTACGCATGCTGCGCGTGGTGCGTTTTGCCGCCAAGCTCGGCTTCGAGATCGAAGACACGACTCGCGCGCCGATCAAGGAAATGGCGGATCTGATCAACAACGTGCCGGCTGCGCGTCTGTTCGACGAAATGCTCAAGCTGATGCTGTCGGGCTACGCACTTGCCTGTCTGCAGCGCCTGCGCCAGGAAGGCCTGCATCATGGCCTGCTGCCGCTGCTCGACGTAGTGCTCGAGCAGCCGCACGGCGAGAAATTCATCACGCTCGCGCTCACCAACACGGATAACCGTGTGCGCGCCGGCAAGCCGGTTTCGCCCGGCTTCCTGTTCGCTACCCTGCTGTGGCACGACGTGCAGCAGCGCTGGCAGGCGTTCGAGGCAAACGGCGAATATCCGGTGCCTGCGCTGCACCGGGCGATGGACGAAGTGCTCGACATGCAAACCGAGAAACTCGCCATCCACAAACGTTTCTCATCGGATATGCGCGAGATCTGGGGCCTGCAGTTGCGCCTCGAAAAGCGCTCGGGCCGCAGCGCGCTGAAGCTGATGGAACACCAAAGATTTAGAGCGGGGTATGATTTCCTCCTGTTGCGCTGCGAATCGGGCGAACTCGAAGAGTCGGTCGGTGCGTGGTGGACGGAGTTCATCGAAGGAGACGCCGTCGCGCGCGAGACATTGCTCACGCAAGGCGGGAAGGACCGGAGCCCCAAAAAACGCCGGAGGCGCAGCAGTGGCGCCAGAAACCGCAAACCGGGCGACGGAATGGAGGGCGGTGCGACCGTGGAGCGCGCAGCAGACGACGTGAGTCACGAAGGCTCACACGAAGACTGACGCGGCCATGTTGCTCGCCGTCGAACGATAGTCGCAGGAAGTTATGCCATGACGGTTGCTTATCTCGGCCTCGGCGCGAATCTCGGGGATGCGCGCCAGACCCTGAAAGACGCGGTAGTGTGTCTCGCCCAACAGCACACCATCACCGTGCTCGCCAAGTCGAGCCTGTATCGCACTGCGCCCATCGACGCGGGCGGTGACGACTACTACAACTGCGTCGTGAAGCTCGATACCACCCTGCCGGTCCGGCATCTTCTGGCGCTGTGCCACAAGATCGAACTGCACTTCGGCCGCGAACGGCCGTTTCGGAACGCCCCCCGCACGCTCGATCTCGACATTCTGCTGTTCGGCGACTACTCGATCGAGGAACCGGATCTGATCGTGCCGCATCCGCGTCTGATCGAGCGCGCGTTCGCACTGGTGCCGCTCGTCGAAGTCGACCCTGACTTGACGATTCCACAACACGGTCGCGCCGACGCGTTTCTCGCGGCCGTTGCCGATCAGCGTATCGAAAAGATGAAGTCGCCGTGTCAGTGTCCGGTGCTCAATGCGTTGAGCGGCGGCAGTGATAGCGAAGCCGGCACTAGCGGCAAATCCACCAAAGGCGGCTGCTCATGAGCACGTCTCCGCTGACGGTCACCGCCCCCCAGCTACGCCCGCCGTTTCGCTATATCGCGATTGAAGGGCCGATCGGGGTTGGCAAGACCTCGCTGGCACGACGCCTCGCGGAACGATGGTCAATGCAACCAGTGTTCGAGCGGCCACAGGACAATCCGTTTCTCGAACGCTTCTATCGCGACACCGGGCGTTACGCGCTGGCCGCGCAACTGCACTTTGCCCTTCAGCGTGCCCAACAGGCGCAGGAGGTTGCGGCAGCGTACGCGGCGGGCACAGCGCTGATCGCCGATTTCATGACGGAGAAAAACGAGATCTTCGCCCGGTTGACACTGCCTGAAGACGAATGGCAGTTGTATCGCGCACTCGCAAAGCAGATCGATGCACAGACTCCGCGCGGAACCACCGCGGGAAGTCCGGGCACTGCCCCAGCGCCGGATTTTGTGGTGTACCTGCAGGCCAGCCCGGAAGTGCTGTTTGCGCGGATCCAGAAACGCGCGATCCCAATGGAACTACAGATCTCGAACGCGTACCTGCACTCCCTATGCGACGCGTATAACGACTTCTTCTATCACTACGACCGCACGCCGGTGCTGACGGTCAACGCCGAACACCTGAATCCGCTCGACTCGGACGCGGACCTTGCGCTGCTCGTCGAACGCATCGAGACGATGCGCGGGCGCAAGGAATTCTTTGTCAAAGGCACGTCGCTCTGAGCGACGGTGCCCTCCTCCTTTTCCAACGGAACACCCCATGAGCTATTTGCAGGAAACGAGTAGGAACGCCATTACCGTTCCGAAACTGCAGGCAATGCGCGACGCGGGCGAAAAGATCGCCATGCTCACCTGTTACGACGCGAGCTTTGCGGCACTGCTGGACCGCGCGGGCGTCGACGTGCTGCTGATCGGCGATTCGTTAGGGAATGTGCTGCAAGGCCAGACGACGACGCTGCCGGTCACGCTCGGAGAAATCGCGTATCACACGGCCTGCGTTGCGCGGGCACGCCCGTCAGCGCTGGTCGTCGCCGATCTGCCGTTCGGCACCTACGGCACACCGGAGACGGCCTTCGCCAGCTCCGTGGAGTTGATGCGCGCGGGCGCCCAGATGGTCAAGCTGGAAGGTGGCGAATGGCTCGCCGATACGGTGCGCTTCCTGGTGGAGCGAGCCATTCCGGTATGTGCGCATATTGGCCTCACGCCACAGTCGGTGCACGCATTCGGCGGCTTCAAGGTGCAGGGCAAGACGGAAGCCGGCGCAAGCCAGTTGCTACGCGACGCGCTCGCTATTCAGGACGCGGGTGCTCAACTGGTCGTGATCGAGGCGGTCCCGACTCAGCTCGGCACCGAAGCCACCAGGCAGTTGCGGATTCCGACCATCGGCATTGGTGCGGGGGTGGAATGCTCGGGGCAGGTGCTCGTGCTACACGACATGCTCGGGATTTTCCCCGGCAAGCGTCCGCGATTCGTCAAAGATTTCATGCAGGGACAGCCGAGCATTTTCGCGGCCGTCGAAGCGTATGTGCGCGCGGTGAAGGACAGCTCGTTCCCCGGCCCGGAACATACGTTTTGAGATTGGTGTGCCGGACGGTTTGGGACCCGTCCGATTTTTGTTGAATGCCTGGACGTCTATCTTCTTCGGTTCATTTACGCGGCTCCGCCGCAAACCGAAGAGAAACGTCCATGAGCCCCATTTGCCTGATCAACGTCGCGGGAATCCGCGATCACGCTTTGCACCTCACTGACATGCCGCGATCCACGTGGCATGTACGCCTGGTCGACTGGGTGGCGCGCCTGTTGCTCATCTACTGCGCTTGAATGACGCTTGTCTCAGCGCCGCGCTACTTCCCTTACACGCAGCGCGACCTGCTTTGGCGGAGCGGCCGCCTAACCGACCTGCTGCCGTACACCAACCTCGCGAGCCTGTCGTCGTGGCCGGAATCCTACCCTGCGACACGCGCCGGTAAGGCACCCCGCAACGCGTTGCATATAAGAAGCGCGTCGGCATTCAATACGTCAGCGCGCCTCAGGACACGCTCCTGCGCATCCAACTCCGCATCTTCAAGCAGCACTCCTCGCATCACCCCAGGCAACACGCCTGACGATAACGGCGGCGTCCACCAGCGCCCATCCAGCTTCACGAATACATTCGAACGGCCGCCTTCAGTCAACTCGCCGCGCTCGTT
It encodes:
- the pcnB gene encoding polynucleotide adenylyltransferase PcnB is translated as MIKKFIRKLFGQDPAPADNTAPSEADEASRAPAKTGHSDASSTTSAARPRRKPAASRDTTKAAPEPDVPVIIPADVHGINPALISRNAIRVTEGLQQAGHRAFIVGGAVRDLLLGIAPKDFDVATDATPEQVQKLFRRARIIGRRFQIVHVQFGQEIIETSTFRALVDPPAADAAPPRRLKRDELDRRTHAVDASGRVLRDNVWGEQHEDATRRDFTINAMYYDPATQTVLDYHNGMADMRARLLRMIGDPATRYREDPVRMLRVVRFAAKLGFEIEDTTRAPIKEMADLINNVPAARLFDEMLKLMLSGYALACLQRLRQEGLHHGLLPLLDVVLEQPHGEKFITLALTNTDNRVRAGKPVSPGFLFATLLWHDVQQRWQAFEANGEYPVPALHRAMDEVLDMQTEKLAIHKRFSSDMREIWGLQLRLEKRSGRSALKLMEHQRFRAGYDFLLLRCESGELEESVGAWWTEFIEGDAVARETLLTQGGKDRSPKKRRRRSSGARNRKPGDGMEGGATVERAADDVSHEGSHED
- the folK gene encoding 2-amino-4-hydroxy-6-hydroxymethyldihydropteridine diphosphokinase; protein product: MTVAYLGLGANLGDARQTLKDAVVCLAQQHTITVLAKSSLYRTAPIDAGGDDYYNCVVKLDTTLPVRHLLALCHKIELHFGRERPFRNAPRTLDLDILLFGDYSIEEPDLIVPHPRLIERAFALVPLVEVDPDLTIPQHGRADAFLAAVADQRIEKMKSPCQCPVLNALSGGSDSEAGTSGKSTKGGCS
- the hda gene encoding DnaA regulatory inactivator Hda; this translates as MLRQLTLDLGTPPPSTFDNFFAGSNAELVTRLRGLESALAAGPVADRSFYIWGEAGSGRTHLLQALVHEAQPGHACFASPQSSLAAFAFDPRVALYAIDDCDGLSGAQQIAAFNLFNEVRAHPTSALVAAGNAAPIGLAVREDLRTRLGWGLVFHLAPLPDDVKAAVLKHAARERGIALADDVPAYLLTHFRRDMPSLMALLDALDRFSLEQKRAVTLPLLRAMLASPADTEESRTATVAAASSKIGPHG
- the panB gene encoding 3-methyl-2-oxobutanoate hydroxymethyltransferase, whose translation is MSYLQETSRNAITVPKLQAMRDAGEKIAMLTCYDASFAALLDRAGVDVLLIGDSLGNVLQGQTTTLPVTLGEIAYHTACVARARPSALVVADLPFGTYGTPETAFASSVELMRAGAQMVKLEGGEWLADTVRFLVERAIPVCAHIGLTPQSVHAFGGFKVQGKTEAGASQLLRDALAIQDAGAQLVVIEAVPTQLGTEATRQLRIPTIGIGAGVECSGQVLVLHDMLGIFPGKRPRFVKDFMQGQPSIFAAVEAYVRAVKDSSFPGPEHTF
- a CDS encoding HAD family hydrolase — its product is MANLALFDLDHTLIPTDSDHEWGRFMVKHGMVDAENFARENDRFYADYKAGKLDIHAYLVAMLTPLAKYSRAQLAEYHQMYMHEVIKPTIVPVALELVRQHRDAGDLCCMVTATNEFITGPIAAVFGVDKLIACEAETVDGQPHSDYTGRPTGTPSYKEGKIVRTEAWLASLGKTWSDFERSYFYSDSHNDIPLLQKVTDPIATNPDDTLRAHAQAHGWRILELFQPT
- a CDS encoding deoxynucleoside kinase, coding for MSTSPLTVTAPQLRPPFRYIAIEGPIGVGKTSLARRLAERWSMQPVFERPQDNPFLERFYRDTGRYALAAQLHFALQRAQQAQEVAAAYAAGTALIADFMTEKNEIFARLTLPEDEWQLYRALAKQIDAQTPRGTTAGSPGTAPAPDFVVYLQASPEVLFARIQKRAIPMELQISNAYLHSLCDAYNDFFYHYDRTPVLTVNAEHLNPLDSDADLALLVERIETMRGRKEFFVKGTSL